The Gordonia sp. KTR9 genome contains a region encoding:
- a CDS encoding metallophosphoesterase, with protein MFVVAHISDLHFNGTRFNRARIQAALSYINARAAGIDVLLVTGDIADEGAASEYREAHGVLDSPLPMLITAGNHDVREPFSAALIGTETSGPINHARTVRGRDGSDVLFLMCDSSIPGRNDGRLDDATIAWLSDRLSATPSDTPVFIAFHHPPVELHMPFMDSIRQYDEDRLAALVGQHPNIVAFLCGHAHTPAVTTFAERPLCVAPGVSSTLNLPFEGREVVNRGQPPGIAFHLYEDERFVTHFRSVMF; from the coding sequence GTGTTCGTTGTCGCCCACATCAGCGACCTGCATTTCAACGGGACGCGGTTCAATCGGGCCCGCATCCAGGCCGCACTGAGCTACATCAATGCTCGTGCCGCGGGCATCGACGTCCTGCTGGTGACCGGCGACATCGCCGATGAGGGTGCGGCCAGCGAGTACCGCGAGGCCCACGGGGTGCTCGACAGTCCGCTGCCGATGCTGATCACGGCCGGCAACCACGACGTCCGCGAACCGTTCAGCGCCGCCCTCATCGGCACCGAGACCTCCGGTCCGATCAATCACGCCCGGACGGTGCGCGGACGCGACGGTTCCGATGTTCTCTTCTTGATGTGTGACAGCTCCATACCCGGCCGCAACGACGGCCGCCTCGACGACGCGACGATCGCCTGGCTGTCGGACCGGCTCAGCGCTACACCCTCGGACACCCCGGTGTTCATCGCTTTTCACCATCCGCCGGTCGAGTTGCACATGCCGTTCATGGACTCGATCCGCCAGTACGACGAGGACCGCCTCGCCGCCCTGGTCGGACAACACCCGAACATCGTCGCGTTCCTCTGCGGACACGCGCACACCCCGGCGGTGACCACCTTCGCCGAACGCCCGCTGTGCGTCGCGCCGGGTGTGTCGTCGACGCTCAACCTCCCATTCGAGGGCCGGGAGGTCGTCAATCGCGGTCAGCCGCCGGGGATCGCGTTCCACCTCTACGAGGACGAGCGGTTCGTCACCCACTTCCGATCGGTGATGTTCTGA
- a CDS encoding TetR/AcrR family transcriptional regulator — translation MSVGDASGGLRAVARDAVRQRLSDVAIDLFAEQGFEAVTIEQIAEVAGVSARSVHRYFPAKEDLVIGMLEANGEFVRDALLARNGDEPVLKSLHAAYSELVEQGSSAPRYRVAMRLLSSTSTLRARNVEKHLAWAELLTPIVAERLRGTDADLRAHVLVEASLAAFQLAMIAWADDPDDRSRLELLDIAFRDLE, via the coding sequence ATGAGTGTGGGCGACGCTTCCGGAGGACTTCGCGCAGTAGCCAGGGATGCCGTGCGGCAGCGCCTGTCCGATGTGGCGATCGATCTGTTCGCCGAACAGGGTTTCGAGGCCGTGACGATCGAGCAGATCGCCGAAGTCGCCGGCGTGTCGGCGCGCAGTGTGCATCGCTACTTCCCGGCCAAGGAGGACCTGGTGATCGGCATGCTCGAGGCCAACGGCGAGTTCGTGCGGGATGCGCTCCTCGCGCGGAACGGCGACGAGCCGGTTCTGAAGTCCTTGCACGCCGCGTACTCGGAATTGGTCGAACAGGGATCGTCAGCACCCCGCTACCGGGTCGCGATGCGCCTGTTGTCGAGCACGTCGACGCTGCGCGCCCGCAATGTCGAGAAGCACCTGGCGTGGGCGGAACTGCTCACGCCGATTGTCGCGGAACGGCTTCGGGGCACGGACGCCGATCTTCGAGCTCACGTGCTGGTCGAAGCCAGCCTTGCCGCTTTCCAGCTGGCCATGATCGCGTGGGCCGACGATCCGGATGATCGTTCGAGGCTGGAGTTGCTCGACATCGCCTTTCGCGACCTGGAATGA
- a CDS encoding NAD(P)(+) transhydrogenase (Re/Si-specific) subunit beta, translating into MNGSQLVLAAGAHTPSEGIAYLVTALYIVSFSLFIYGLMGLTGPKTAVRGNWIAAVGMGLAVAATLLYVWNEGAVGSDGHSTEGVPTINWVLIAVGLILGVALGIPPALKTKMTAMPQLVALFNGVGGGTVALIAWAEFIETSGFSTFHNIEPASPLVIGSLIAAIIGSISFWGSLVAFAKLQEIMPKGLEKTFVSNAKLFQAANIVLLIVALGVAIYLGVDASNGGGASIWWMVGLLVAAGVMGLFVVFPIGGADMPVVISLLNAMTGLSAAAAGIALDNTALIVAGMIVGASGSILTNLMAKAMNRSIPAIVFGSFGGGDAAAAGGPGAEGGTVKATSAADAAIQMAYANQVIVVPGYGLAVAQAQHAVKEMAKLLEAKGVEVKYAIHPVAGRMPGHMNVLLAEADVEYDSMKEMDDINGEFSRTDVAIVIGANDVTNPAARNDPSSPIHGMPILNVDEARSTIVLKRSMSSGYAGIENPLFFADGTSMLFGDAKKSVDSVIEELKAL; encoded by the coding sequence GTGAACGGCTCGCAATTGGTGCTCGCGGCAGGCGCGCACACCCCGAGCGAAGGCATCGCCTATCTGGTGACCGCGCTCTACATCGTGTCGTTCTCCCTGTTCATCTACGGTCTGATGGGCCTGACCGGGCCCAAGACCGCGGTGCGCGGCAACTGGATCGCCGCGGTGGGTATGGGTCTGGCCGTCGCCGCGACGCTGCTCTACGTCTGGAATGAGGGCGCGGTCGGTTCCGACGGACACTCGACCGAGGGCGTGCCGACGATCAACTGGGTGCTGATCGCGGTGGGTCTGATCCTCGGTGTCGCACTGGGTATCCCGCCGGCACTGAAGACCAAGATGACGGCGATGCCGCAGCTGGTCGCACTGTTCAACGGCGTCGGCGGTGGCACCGTCGCGCTCATCGCGTGGGCAGAGTTCATCGAGACCTCCGGGTTCTCGACGTTCCACAACATCGAACCGGCGTCGCCGCTGGTGATCGGTTCGCTGATCGCGGCGATCATCGGCTCGATCTCGTTCTGGGGATCGTTGGTGGCCTTCGCCAAGCTGCAGGAGATCATGCCCAAGGGGCTGGAGAAGACGTTCGTCTCCAACGCCAAGCTGTTCCAGGCCGCCAACATCGTGCTGCTCATCGTCGCACTCGGTGTGGCGATCTACCTCGGAGTCGACGCCTCGAACGGTGGGGGCGCGAGCATCTGGTGGATGGTGGGTCTACTGGTCGCCGCGGGCGTGATGGGACTGTTCGTGGTGTTCCCCATCGGCGGCGCGGACATGCCGGTGGTGATCTCGTTGCTGAACGCGATGACGGGTCTGTCGGCTGCGGCCGCGGGTATCGCGCTGGACAACACGGCGTTGATCGTGGCCGGCATGATCGTCGGCGCCTCGGGATCGATCCTGACCAACCTCATGGCCAAGGCCATGAACCGGTCGATCCCGGCCATCGTGTTCGGCTCCTTCGGTGGCGGCGATGCCGCTGCCGCAGGCGGCCCCGGCGCCGAGGGCGGCACCGTCAAGGCGACCTCGGCCGCCGACGCCGCGATCCAGATGGCCTACGCCAACCAGGTCATCGTCGTTCCCGGTTACGGTCTCGCCGTGGCGCAGGCCCAGCACGCGGTCAAGGAGATGGCAAAGCTGCTCGAGGCCAAGGGCGTCGAGGTCAAGTACGCGATCCATCCGGTCGCCGGCCGCATGCCCGGTCACATGAACGTGCTGCTCGCCGAAGCCGACGTCGAGTACGACTCGATGAAAGAGATGGACGACATCAACGGTGAGTTCAGCCGGACCGACGTAGCCATCGTCATCGGCGCCAACGACGTCACCAACCCCGCGGCGCGCAACGATCCGAGTTCGCCGATCCACGGCATGCCGATCCTCAACGTCGACGAGGCGCGGTCCACCATCGTGCTGAAGCGGTCGATGAGTTCCGGTTACGCCGGCATCGAGAACCCGCTGTTCTTCGCCGACGGAACCAGCATGCTCTTCGGCGACGCCAAGAAGAGCGTCGACAGCGTCATCGAGGAACTCAAGGCGCTCTAG
- a CDS encoding nitroreductase family deazaflavin-dependent oxidoreductase, which translates to MSLSPRSLSLWYQRKMNERTVTRIRNKSGSMWGMEMLILRTTGRRSGLVRETPLSWFADGDHWLVVASGGGDRNPDWFANLTANPGGVSVERHGEAPVAVRPVVLDADERATAWNRVVEAQPRYAKYQKKSSREYPLVKLVASQ; encoded by the coding sequence ATGTCCCTGTCACCACGATCCCTGTCGCTCTGGTATCAGCGAAAGATGAACGAGCGCACCGTCACCCGCATCCGGAACAAGTCCGGATCGATGTGGGGTATGGAGATGCTCATCCTGCGCACGACCGGTCGGCGGTCCGGCCTGGTGCGCGAGACGCCGCTGAGCTGGTTCGCCGACGGCGACCACTGGCTGGTCGTCGCATCGGGTGGTGGCGACAGGAACCCGGACTGGTTCGCCAATCTGACAGCGAATCCCGGAGGCGTGTCAGTCGAGCGCCACGGGGAGGCGCCGGTGGCCGTGCGGCCGGTCGTACTCGACGCGGACGAGCGCGCGACGGCGTGGAACCGGGTGGTCGAGGCGCAACCGAGATACGCCAAATACCAGAAGAAGTCATCGCGGGAGTATCCGCTCGTCAAGCTGGTTGCCTCTCAGTAG
- a CDS encoding Re/Si-specific NAD(P)(+) transhydrogenase subunit alpha — MTVGVVRETAEGERRVALVPKVVAALVGKGVPVVVESGAGLGALIPDEAYTEAGATIGDPYGADVVLRVSPPSDSEIAKLRSGQKLIGFLAPRNADNQIGTLRAAGVEAYAVEAIPRISRAQVMDALSSQANVAGYKSVVVAADVSTRFFPMLTTAAGTVKPATVLVLGVGVAGLQALATAKRLGARTTGYDVRPEVAEQVRSVGAQWLDLGIDAAGEGGYARELTEDERAQQQQALEDAIKGFDVVITTALVPGRPAPRLVTAAAVEGMKPGSVVVDLAGETGGNCELTEPGQTVVKHDVTIAAPLNLPATMPEHASELYSKNLLALIELMLDDNGSITPDFDDEVVAAACVTREAQEVSA, encoded by the coding sequence ATGACAGTGGGTGTCGTGCGCGAGACGGCCGAGGGGGAGCGCCGGGTGGCGCTGGTCCCGAAGGTCGTTGCCGCGCTGGTGGGCAAGGGTGTGCCCGTCGTGGTGGAGTCGGGGGCCGGTCTCGGCGCCCTGATTCCCGACGAGGCGTACACCGAAGCCGGAGCGACGATCGGCGATCCGTACGGGGCCGATGTGGTTCTGCGGGTGTCGCCGCCGTCGGATTCCGAGATCGCGAAACTGCGCAGTGGGCAGAAGCTGATCGGTTTCCTCGCGCCGCGTAACGCCGACAATCAGATCGGCACGCTACGCGCGGCCGGTGTGGAGGCGTATGCGGTGGAAGCCATCCCGCGTATCTCCCGGGCGCAGGTGATGGATGCGCTGAGCTCGCAGGCCAACGTCGCGGGCTACAAGTCGGTCGTGGTGGCGGCGGATGTGTCGACGCGGTTCTTCCCGATGCTGACAACCGCCGCCGGAACGGTGAAGCCGGCGACGGTGCTGGTACTCGGCGTCGGCGTGGCGGGTCTGCAGGCATTGGCGACGGCCAAGCGCCTGGGTGCGCGGACCACCGGGTACGACGTGCGTCCCGAGGTCGCCGAGCAGGTCCGTTCGGTCGGCGCCCAGTGGCTCGACCTGGGAATCGACGCGGCCGGTGAGGGCGGGTACGCCCGTGAGCTCACCGAGGATGAGCGCGCACAGCAGCAGCAAGCGCTCGAAGACGCCATCAAGGGGTTCGACGTGGTGATCACCACCGCGCTGGTGCCGGGCCGTCCGGCCCCGCGCCTGGTGACCGCGGCCGCGGTCGAGGGCATGAAGCCGGGCAGCGTGGTCGTCGACCTCGCGGGCGAGACCGGCGGCAACTGCGAGTTGACCGAACCGGGGCAGACCGTCGTGAAGCACGACGTGACGATCGCGGCACCGCTGAACCTGCCGGCGACCATGCCCGAGCACGCCAGTGAGCTGTACTCGAAGAACCTGCTGGCGTTGATCGAGCTGATGCTCGACGACAACGGCTCCATCACACCGGATTTCGACGACGAGGTCGTTGCGGCCGCGTGTGTCACACGCGAGGCACAGGAGGTGTCTGCCTGA
- a CDS encoding HNH endonuclease has translation MFDGADPGSLSDEVLEARVLGYAAQITALTADFLDLVGELGGRESWRGPGIHSLAHWLSWKAGIASRTAHEHVRVARAIRELPVICRAFGEGRLSYSKVRALTRVATPEREQELVNVALSCTASQLDRAVRAMGQIDRDRGVEEDNRPPKESTGRWKWNADGSLSVSLTLSPLDGARFLAGAVRAEYERTRTCDDPDLPTDQSVPRNTEPDSEVVPSRRRDLWRQVPSNVAPAVVAMADMVHDGIAMPDVAPGAEILIHAGEEMESAQLDDGPALSEVEVAESRCGASIRDVVSRRVPGQPGKLALLGVGRRSRVPTKALVRALFVRDRCCQMPGCGRTRHLHAHHVQLWSVGGRTDPDNLILLCGSCHRSLHRGEFSITAHGLQRFTFHRPDGAEIAVAPPTVKPYGWRPDPRVGVEATVPVGGGRMDLGYTTEVLYAVWEWKERNSSRANFARSAA, from the coding sequence ATGTTCGACGGTGCGGATCCCGGGTCTTTGTCTGATGAGGTTCTCGAGGCGAGGGTGTTGGGGTATGCCGCGCAGATCACTGCGCTGACTGCGGATTTCCTTGATCTGGTGGGGGAATTGGGCGGGCGGGAGTCGTGGCGGGGGCCGGGGATTCATTCACTGGCGCACTGGTTGTCGTGGAAGGCCGGCATTGCATCGCGAACGGCGCATGAGCATGTGAGGGTCGCAAGGGCGATACGAGAGTTGCCGGTGATCTGCAGGGCTTTTGGCGAAGGTCGGTTGTCGTATTCGAAGGTGCGGGCGTTGACGCGGGTGGCCACGCCGGAGCGTGAGCAGGAGTTGGTGAATGTGGCGCTGTCGTGCACGGCGAGTCAGTTGGATCGGGCGGTGCGGGCGATGGGCCAGATCGATCGTGATCGTGGTGTCGAGGAGGACAACCGGCCGCCGAAGGAGTCGACGGGCCGGTGGAAGTGGAATGCTGACGGGTCGTTGTCGGTGTCGTTGACGTTGAGTCCGTTGGATGGTGCGCGGTTTCTGGCGGGTGCGGTGCGTGCGGAGTACGAGCGGACCCGGACCTGCGACGATCCGGATCTACCCACCGACCAGAGTGTTCCGCGGAACACCGAACCGGACTCGGAGGTGGTTCCGTCGCGGCGTCGGGATCTGTGGCGGCAGGTGCCGTCGAATGTGGCGCCGGCGGTGGTGGCGATGGCCGACATGGTGCATGACGGGATCGCGATGCCTGATGTTGCGCCGGGTGCGGAGATCCTCATTCATGCCGGTGAGGAGATGGAGTCCGCTCAGCTCGATGATGGTCCGGCGTTGTCTGAGGTCGAGGTGGCCGAGTCTCGGTGTGGCGCGTCGATTCGAGATGTGGTGAGTCGCAGGGTTCCCGGGCAGCCGGGGAAGCTGGCTTTGTTGGGTGTGGGGCGTCGTAGTCGTGTGCCGACCAAGGCGTTGGTGCGGGCGTTGTTTGTGCGGGATCGGTGTTGTCAGATGCCGGGGTGTGGTCGGACGCGTCATCTGCATGCTCATCATGTGCAATTGTGGTCGGTGGGTGGGCGGACGGATCCGGACAATCTGATCTTGTTGTGCGGGTCGTGTCACCGGTCGTTGCATCGGGGTGAGTTCTCGATCACTGCGCATGGGTTGCAGCGGTTCACGTTTCACCGGCCTGACGGTGCCGAGATCGCGGTTGCTCCGCCGACGGTCAAACCCTATGGGTGGCGGCCTGATCCGCGGGTCGGTGTGGAGGCGACGGTCCCGGTCGGCGGGGGTCGGATGGATCTGGGGTACACCACCGAGGTGCTCTACGCCGTATGGGAATGGAAGGAACGCAACTCGTCTCGCGCAAATTTCGCAAGGTCGGCAGCGTAG
- a CDS encoding YdcF family protein, with the protein MAAIAVAALGGVAVGTLPAQDASVVTTASAIDPAGLYNNAQSKFAGGDVAGGLELLQQVLAVAPADSDALALQAIWSDQLDDVVVGRSALNRLAMINPALATTARNIISGVATAAQIVPATTPQPVSGRVAIVVLGYGLNANGKMAPELVNRVSAGKAQSEVTPGAPLVVTGGVPKKGITEAAAMRTWLLDNGVSASRILVEDKSGSTVGNAQNTAEILRAQGIRDIVLVTSPNHIRRGAADFGAMGLRVVGSLTTATDLEKYRTPLTKAQQTGIRLEATRTARIPATHEPGLLPQNLPETGPGLIPEIGGKILQELLKAGSSA; encoded by the coding sequence GTGGCGGCGATCGCCGTCGCCGCGCTCGGTGGCGTCGCGGTCGGGACATTGCCGGCGCAGGACGCCTCGGTGGTGACGACAGCGTCCGCGATCGACCCAGCCGGTCTGTACAACAACGCGCAGTCGAAGTTCGCCGGGGGTGACGTCGCGGGCGGCCTCGAACTCCTGCAGCAGGTCCTCGCGGTGGCGCCCGCCGATTCCGATGCACTTGCACTCCAGGCGATCTGGTCGGACCAGCTCGATGACGTCGTGGTGGGCCGGTCCGCACTCAACCGACTGGCGATGATCAATCCGGCGTTGGCGACGACGGCGCGCAACATCATCTCGGGTGTCGCGACCGCCGCGCAGATCGTGCCGGCGACCACACCTCAACCGGTGTCCGGGCGAGTGGCCATCGTCGTGCTCGGGTACGGACTGAATGCGAACGGGAAGATGGCGCCGGAACTCGTCAACCGGGTGTCGGCCGGCAAGGCGCAGTCGGAGGTGACGCCCGGGGCTCCCCTCGTGGTAACCGGAGGCGTGCCGAAGAAGGGCATCACCGAGGCGGCCGCGATGCGGACGTGGCTCCTGGACAACGGTGTCAGCGCGAGCCGCATCCTCGTCGAGGACAAGTCCGGGTCGACGGTGGGCAACGCGCAGAACACCGCCGAGATCCTGCGGGCGCAGGGTATCCGGGACATCGTGCTCGTCACGTCGCCCAATCACATCCGACGCGGTGCCGCGGACTTCGGAGCCATGGGTCTGCGGGTCGTCGGGTCCCTCACCACCGCAACGGACCTCGAGAAGTACCGAACCCCCCTCACCAAGGCCCAGCAGACCGGTATCAGGTTGGAAGCCACCCGGACCGCACGCATCCCGGCCACCCATGAACCCGGTCTGCTTCCGCAGAATCTCCCCGAGACCGGCCCCGGTCTCATCCCGGAGATCGGCGGGAAGATCCTCCAGGAACTCCTGAAGGCGGGATCGTCGGCCTGA
- a CDS encoding SulP family inorganic anion transporter → MGSRGPGIREVVRYDLPASLVVFLVALPLSLGIAIASDAPVLAGLIAAVVGGIVAGLIGGSALQVSGPAAGLTVVVADMVANFGWRVTCFITVGAGVLQILFGLSRIAGAALAIAPVVVHAMLAGIGITIALQQIHVLLGGSSASSAWENVTSLPAGLADIETSDALVGGTVIAVLLIWPLMPAAVRKVPGPLVAIVGATALTIVFGLDVERISIDGNFFEAITLPELPDSSWAAVLLGVLTVALIASVESLLSAVAVDKMHTGPRSDLNRELLGQGSANITSGMLGGLPVTGVIVRSTTNVNSGARTSASAVMHGVWVLVFAALLTGLVEQIPMAALAGLLVVIGIQLVKLAHMRIALRTGDLWVYVITVVAVVFLNLLEGVGIGLAVAIGLVVWRVVRAEIISEASGTDDGAQQWTVRVRGSLSFLSLPKLNKALSQVPDGAHLTLELDTDFLDNAASEMLEDFRWAHEAGGGTVLVVEKGRARLVDAPRRPPRRHTSGFAGLTPWRNRTESETSVDSDRPAALRSVLGGVDEYENEHADALRAMLADVTEAQDPDSFFVTCADSRLLPNIITASGPGDLFTVRNVGNLIPTDSDDVSVEAALEFAIGELGVSSIVVCGHSSCGAMHALLDSERSADHDHQTGSATPSEQTPIQRWLKHAVPSRVAFRHGHPAGRAAAELGMAEVDQLAVVNVAKQIETLARHPLVGRAAADARLRIVGLYFDIATARVYEVTPQSIAPVTGDDSLRSRRRDPETTSAR, encoded by the coding sequence ATGGGGAGTCGGGGCCCCGGAATTCGCGAGGTGGTGCGGTACGACCTACCCGCATCTCTCGTTGTTTTCCTTGTGGCCCTTCCGTTGTCATTGGGTATCGCGATCGCATCGGATGCCCCCGTACTGGCCGGGCTCATCGCCGCGGTCGTCGGTGGGATCGTTGCCGGGCTGATAGGTGGTAGCGCACTACAGGTTTCGGGACCGGCCGCCGGTCTGACCGTGGTCGTCGCCGACATGGTCGCCAACTTCGGTTGGCGCGTCACATGTTTCATCACCGTCGGTGCGGGCGTCTTGCAGATCCTGTTCGGTCTGAGCCGGATCGCGGGCGCCGCGCTGGCCATCGCGCCGGTGGTCGTCCACGCGATGCTCGCCGGTATCGGCATCACCATCGCGTTGCAGCAGATCCATGTGCTGCTCGGCGGGAGTTCGGCGAGCAGTGCGTGGGAGAACGTGACCTCGCTGCCCGCGGGACTGGCGGACATCGAGACTTCGGACGCGCTCGTGGGTGGTACGGTGATCGCCGTCCTGCTCATCTGGCCGCTGATGCCGGCCGCGGTGCGCAAGGTGCCCGGCCCGCTCGTGGCGATCGTCGGTGCGACGGCGTTGACGATCGTCTTCGGCCTCGACGTCGAACGGATCAGCATCGACGGCAACTTCTTCGAAGCCATCACTCTTCCCGAACTCCCCGACAGCAGTTGGGCTGCAGTGCTTCTCGGGGTGCTGACGGTCGCGCTGATCGCCAGCGTCGAGTCGCTGCTGTCCGCGGTCGCGGTGGACAAGATGCACACCGGTCCGCGCAGCGACCTCAATCGCGAACTGCTCGGGCAGGGCAGTGCGAACATCACTTCGGGGATGCTCGGCGGACTGCCGGTCACCGGCGTGATCGTGCGCAGCACCACCAACGTCAACTCCGGCGCGCGGACCTCGGCGTCGGCGGTCATGCACGGCGTGTGGGTGCTGGTCTTCGCCGCGCTGCTCACCGGGCTGGTCGAGCAGATCCCGATGGCCGCTCTGGCGGGCCTGCTGGTGGTCATCGGCATCCAGCTGGTGAAGCTGGCGCACATGCGGATCGCGCTGCGCACCGGAGATCTGTGGGTCTATGTCATCACGGTGGTGGCGGTGGTCTTCCTCAATCTGCTCGAGGGCGTGGGCATCGGCCTGGCGGTGGCGATCGGACTCGTCGTGTGGCGGGTGGTCCGCGCCGAGATCATCTCGGAGGCAAGCGGTACCGACGATGGTGCGCAGCAATGGACAGTACGCGTGCGCGGCTCGCTGAGCTTCCTGTCGTTGCCGAAGCTGAACAAGGCGTTGTCGCAGGTGCCGGACGGGGCGCACCTGACGCTCGAACTCGACACCGACTTCCTCGACAACGCGGCGTCGGAGATGCTCGAGGACTTCCGCTGGGCGCACGAGGCCGGCGGCGGCACGGTGCTCGTCGTCGAGAAGGGGCGTGCCCGGCTCGTCGACGCCCCTCGACGTCCACCGCGGCGCCACACCTCCGGTTTCGCCGGACTGACACCGTGGCGCAATCGAACCGAGTCGGAGACGTCGGTGGACTCGGACCGTCCGGCCGCGCTCCGGTCGGTCCTCGGCGGAGTCGACGAGTACGAGAACGAGCATGCCGACGCCCTGCGCGCGATGCTGGCCGATGTCACCGAGGCGCAGGACCCCGATTCGTTCTTCGTGACATGTGCCGACTCGCGGCTGCTGCCCAACATCATCACCGCCAGCGGTCCGGGCGACCTGTTCACGGTGCGCAACGTGGGTAATCTGATACCGACCGACAGTGACGACGTATCAGTCGAGGCCGCACTGGAGTTCGCGATCGGGGAGCTGGGGGTGTCGTCCATCGTCGTCTGCGGTCACTCGTCGTGCGGGGCGATGCACGCGCTGCTCGACAGCGAACGGTCAGCCGATCACGACCACCAGACCGGATCGGCGACGCCGTCGGAGCAGACGCCGATTCAGCGTTGGCTCAAGCACGCGGTCCCGAGCCGAGTGGCCTTCCGGCACGGGCACCCGGCCGGACGCGCCGCGGCCGAGTTGGGAATGGCCGAGGTCGACCAGTTGGCCGTGGTGAACGTCGCGAAGCAGATCGAGACGCTCGCGCGGCACCCGCTCGTCGGACGCGCCGCGGCAGACGCGCGACTGCGCATCGTCGGACTGTACTTCGACATCGCGACCGCACGTGTCTACGAGGTCACCCCGCAGAGCATCGCGCCGGTCACCGGTGACGATTCGCTCCGCTCCCGGCGCCGCGATCCCGAAACGACATCTGCGCGTTGA
- a CDS encoding DoxX family protein, producing the protein MTRNSTTGDTASPAATTNITSSDEARPARRNRRRTTGIVISVLVGAFLAFDIVIKLTRPQEVVDSMAKLGFPIDQALVMGVVLLVCLIVFAIPRTAVLGALGITAYLGGAVTANMRIEAPLFDTVLFAVYTGVLMWIGLALRRPELLKVAGLKR; encoded by the coding sequence ATGACTCGCAACAGCACCACCGGAGACACCGCCAGCCCGGCGGCCACGACCAACATCACGTCCTCCGACGAGGCGCGACCGGCCCGCCGGAACCGGCGGCGCACCACGGGAATCGTCATCAGCGTCCTCGTCGGCGCGTTCCTCGCCTTCGACATCGTCATCAAGCTGACGCGCCCGCAGGAGGTGGTCGATTCGATGGCGAAGCTGGGCTTCCCGATCGACCAGGCGCTTGTGATGGGTGTCGTCTTGCTGGTCTGTCTCATCGTGTTCGCCATCCCGCGCACCGCGGTCCTCGGCGCTCTGGGCATCACGGCCTACCTGGGTGGTGCGGTGACCGCCAACATGCGGATCGAGGCACCGCTCTTCGACACGGTCCTGTTCGCGGTCTACACCGGCGTGCTGATGTGGATCGGTCTGGCCCTGCGTCGTCCGGAGCTGCTGAAGGTGGCCGGCCTGAAGCGATGA
- a CDS encoding NAD(P) transhydrogenase subunit alpha translates to MYAGLLANLAILVLAGFVGFAVISKVPNTLHTPLMSGTNAIHGIVVLGALVVLGKLPADAGWGVRIIAFVALVFGTLNVIGGFAVTDRMLGMFKGKKEAAK, encoded by the coding sequence ATGTATGCCGGACTTCTCGCGAATCTCGCGATCCTGGTGCTCGCCGGGTTCGTCGGCTTCGCCGTCATCTCCAAGGTCCCCAACACCCTGCACACACCGCTCATGTCGGGCACCAACGCCATTCACGGCATCGTCGTGCTCGGCGCGCTGGTCGTCCTGGGCAAGTTGCCCGCCGACGCCGGGTGGGGTGTGCGCATCATCGCCTTCGTCGCGCTGGTTTTCGGCACGCTCAACGTGATCGGTGGCTTCGCGGTCACCGACCGGATGCTGGGCATGTTCAAGGGTAAGAAGGAGGCGGCCAAGTGA